The following proteins are co-located in the Clostridiales bacterium genome:
- a CDS encoding class II aldolase/adducin family protein has protein sequence MKEKEAKELVVQAGIELVHSGLIARTWGNVSCRIDQETFVITPSGRDYLTLTPEDIVPVRIADLGYEGSVKPSSEKGIHAEVYRLFPEINFAIHTHQEYASAVSAAGLDFMPLSGKNEHFSEKVLCARYALPGTKSLRRNVAEALRKSTSNAVILKHHGTLCYGNDYDNALKTALELEKLCCDFVEKPTKISRRKPLDSMQRDKDQTQAGSGERDTYQANGNPFAYALKQAVLEKKGGFVLLNHDPEVVHYSQLTRPLHPFLDDFAQIVGIRAKVAENDNNSILKGLQHGSAVFIRNCGAVCWGKNERDAEAVSMILRKNCRAYFTAAIFGRPKPINGFESALMRLVYLKKYSKLAE, from the coding sequence ATGAAAGAAAAAGAAGCAAAGGAGCTTGTGGTTCAGGCAGGAATTGAGCTTGTTCATTCCGGCCTTATTGCAAGAACCTGGGGTAATGTCAGCTGCCGGATCGATCAGGAAACTTTCGTGATTACCCCCAGCGGAAGAGACTATCTTACTCTGACACCAGAAGATATTGTTCCGGTAAGAATTGCTGATCTTGGTTATGAGGGCTCTGTAAAACCATCCTCGGAAAAGGGCATCCACGCAGAGGTGTACCGCTTGTTCCCAGAGATCAATTTTGCAATCCATACCCACCAGGAATATGCCTCAGCCGTTTCTGCCGCAGGACTTGATTTCATGCCCCTGTCAGGCAAAAATGAACACTTTTCCGAAAAAGTTCTCTGCGCTCGTTATGCGCTTCCCGGAACAAAATCACTTCGCCGAAACGTTGCAGAAGCACTGAGAAAGAGTACCTCCAATGCAGTGATATTAAAGCATCATGGTACCCTGTGCTATGGAAATGACTATGATAACGCATTAAAGACGGCACTTGAACTCGAAAAGCTGTGTTGTGATTTTGTTGAAAAACCCACAAAAATCAGCCGGCGCAAACCACTGGACAGCATGCAGCGGGATAAAGATCAGACTCAGGCAGGCAGCGGTGAACGTGATACATATCAGGCCAATGGGAATCCTTTCGCTTACGCACTAAAGCAGGCAGTGCTGGAAAAGAAGGGCGGCTTCGTATTATTGAATCATGATCCTGAGGTAGTCCACTATTCTCAGTTGACAAGACCTCTGCACCCCTTTCTGGACGACTTCGCACAAATCGTAGGAATCAGGGCAAAAGTCGCGGAAAACGATAATAATTCCATCCTGAAAGGCCTTCAGCATGGTTCAGCAGTCTTTATCAGGAACTGTGGTGCCGTTTGCTGGGGAAAGAATGAGCGGGATGCAGAAGCGGTGAGTATGATACTGCGTAAAAATTGCAGAGCATATTTTACTGCTGCCATTTTTGGCAGACCAAAGCCGATCAACGGATTTGAAAGTGCACTGATGCGGCTTGTATACCTCAAAAAATATTCCAAACTGGCAGAATAG
- a CDS encoding carbohydrate kinase, translating into MSIYVIAYDVGTTGIKTCLFELSEKITLIGSSMAGYDLFIMDNGGVEQDPEQWWKAMCLTTSQVMEKTKVPKESIAGISFCAQMQALVLVDSAGMPVRRAMSYMDNRADEEMRKGIMTGPRISGLNAYKLFRSARISGAASASVKDPVWKYKWVERHEPEVFSRVYKWLDVKDFLVCRASGTFVMSRDSAFATLLCDTRKGNVRFSPELCKMFGVRMEHLPEICKSTDQVGTILPSAAGELGLMSGTPVFSGGGDASLIGVGAGAVSEGDTHIYMGTSGWVSTVVKKQKLDIRNMIGSIVGADPEHFNFFAELETAGKCLEWVKDHLALDEIGLFLEKRGIWDDPESIHESLYDYMMHCISDVPAGSGGVIFTPWLHGNRCPFENPNARGMFFNISLETGKTELIHSVIEGVCYHLRWQLEAVEKSFRTNPRIRLVGGGALAPITCQILADMLGREIETVENPQNIGAVGAAIAIAVGLGMISDIKDAKKIIPALRSFQPSAENRFAYDRGFPVFQSLYRNNRKAFSSLNQKKAADL; encoded by the coding sequence ATGTCAATCTATGTAATTGCATACGATGTCGGCACCACCGGCATCAAGACCTGTCTCTTCGAACTATCGGAAAAAATAACGCTGATCGGAAGCTCCATGGCCGGCTATGATCTGTTCATCATGGATAACGGCGGTGTAGAACAGGATCCTGAGCAGTGGTGGAAAGCCATGTGCCTCACCACTTCTCAGGTAATGGAAAAAACCAAAGTACCAAAAGAATCCATTGCAGGAATCTCCTTTTGCGCGCAGATGCAGGCCCTTGTTCTGGTAGACAGCGCAGGCATGCCTGTGCGGCGAGCCATGAGCTATATGGACAATCGGGCAGACGAAGAAATGCGCAAAGGCATCATGACAGGCCCCCGCATCTCTGGCTTAAACGCTTATAAACTGTTCCGTTCCGCAAGGATCAGCGGCGCAGCCTCTGCCAGCGTCAAGGACCCTGTCTGGAAATACAAATGGGTGGAACGTCATGAACCCGAAGTTTTCTCCAGGGTATATAAATGGCTCGATGTAAAGGATTTTCTGGTATGCCGGGCCAGCGGAACCTTCGTGATGTCCCGAGACAGCGCTTTCGCCACTCTGCTTTGCGACACCAGAAAAGGAAACGTTCGCTTTAGCCCGGAGCTTTGCAAGATGTTTGGTGTACGAATGGAACATCTGCCTGAAATCTGCAAGAGCACCGATCAGGTAGGAACCATCCTCCCCTCTGCCGCTGGTGAGCTAGGCCTGATGTCCGGTACCCCGGTATTCTCCGGGGGCGGTGACGCATCCCTCATCGGCGTGGGCGCGGGAGCAGTATCAGAGGGAGACACCCATATCTACATGGGTACCTCCGGCTGGGTATCCACTGTGGTAAAAAAACAAAAGTTAGATATCAGAAACATGATTGGATCCATCGTTGGAGCTGATCCTGAGCATTTTAATTTCTTCGCAGAGCTTGAAACAGCCGGAAAATGCCTGGAATGGGTAAAGGATCATTTGGCTTTGGATGAGATCGGCCTCTTTCTGGAAAAGAGAGGGATTTGGGATGACCCGGAAAGCATCCACGAAAGCCTTTACGATTATATGATGCACTGCATCAGCGATGTTCCCGCCGGAAGCGGCGGTGTGATCTTCACACCCTGGCTTCATGGAAACCGCTGCCCCTTTGAAAATCCCAATGCCAGGGGGATGTTTTTCAATATCAGTCTGGAAACCGGAAAGACAGAACTGATTCATTCCGTTATTGAAGGAGTCTGCTATCATCTGCGCTGGCAGCTGGAAGCAGTTGAAAAAAGCTTCAGAACCAACCCTCGTATCCGGCTGGTGGGGGGAGGTGCCCTTGCCCCGATTACCTGCCAGATTCTGGCAGATATGCTGGGACGAGAAATAGAGACCGTCGAAAATCCGCAAAACATTGGAGCTGTCGGTGCGGCCATTGCCATCGCCGTGGGTCTGGGAATGATCAGCGATATCAAGGATGCAAAAAAAATCATCCCTGCCCTCAGGTCCTTTCAGCCATCTGCCGAAAATAGGTTCGCTTATGATCGCGGTTTTCCGGTATTTCAGTCTCTTTACAGAAATAACAGAAAGGCGTTTTCTTCTCTCAACCAAAAGAAAGCAGCTGATCTTTAG
- a CDS encoding aldehyde dehydrogenase, which produces MDIKTLIALQREYFESGATRSLSFRMNALRSLQTALKDNQKRIESALKSDLNKAAFETYMTETGLVLEEISYHLKHLPGWIRGRKVKTPLAHFHSKSFTSPEPYGVTLIMSPWNYPLQLCLVPLIGAISGGNCIVIKPSAYAPATSSLVAELIGGIYPPEYVAVVEGGREQNNALLQEAFDYIFFTGSVEVGKTVMAAASKTLTPVTLELGGKSPVIVDETANIKIAARRIAFGKVLNAGQTCVATDYLLIHQKVKDRFLSEFKLALEEFFPGGDYSELPVIISEKHFTRVSGLLQGQKAVIGGGTDPSRRFIEPTVLDEVDPESAVMQEEIFGPVLPLMTYTDLNDCIRFIRSRPKPLALYLFTSSKATEKRILNSCSFGGGCINDTIIHMANPRMGFGGVGYSGMGSYHGKLSFDTFSHYRSMVKKSLWIDVPVRYHPYTDGKFGILRKLLR; this is translated from the coding sequence ATGGATATAAAAACGCTCATCGCGCTGCAGCGAGAATATTTTGAAAGCGGAGCGACCCGTTCCCTTTCCTTCCGGATGAACGCCCTCCGGAGCCTTCAAACAGCCCTGAAAGATAACCAAAAACGGATCGAATCCGCCTTGAAATCTGATCTGAACAAGGCTGCCTTTGAGACGTATATGACAGAAACCGGGCTTGTCCTGGAAGAAATTAGCTACCACCTAAAGCACCTACCCGGCTGGATCAGAGGTAGAAAGGTCAAAACGCCTCTTGCTCATTTTCATTCAAAAAGCTTTACATCACCTGAGCCTTACGGCGTGACATTGATTATGTCTCCGTGGAATTATCCGCTGCAGCTTTGCCTTGTGCCTCTTATCGGAGCCATCTCAGGGGGAAACTGTATTGTTATAAAGCCCTCCGCCTATGCTCCGGCAACCAGCAGCCTCGTAGCAGAGCTCATCGGCGGGATTTATCCGCCTGAGTACGTGGCTGTGGTAGAAGGCGGACGGGAGCAGAACAACGCACTGCTTCAGGAGGCCTTTGATTATATTTTCTTCACAGGAAGCGTAGAAGTAGGCAAGACGGTTATGGCTGCGGCTTCCAAAACCCTTACTCCCGTGACTCTGGAGCTTGGCGGCAAGAGCCCAGTGATTGTGGATGAAACGGCGAACATAAAAATCGCCGCACGGAGAATTGCCTTCGGTAAAGTGCTTAACGCCGGGCAAACCTGTGTGGCAACGGATTATCTGCTGATTCATCAAAAAGTAAAAGACCGGTTTCTTTCAGAATTCAAGCTGGCTCTTGAGGAGTTCTTCCCGGGGGGAGATTATTCTGAGCTGCCCGTCATCATCAGTGAAAAACACTTCACCCGGGTGTCCGGGCTGCTCCAAGGTCAAAAGGCGGTCATCGGCGGCGGTACAGACCCCTCCAGAAGATTCATTGAACCAACGGTTCTGGATGAGGTCGACCCGGAGTCCGCTGTAATGCAGGAAGAAATCTTCGGGCCTGTTCTTCCCCTGATGACCTACACTGATCTCAACGACTGTATCCGATTCATCCGCTCCCGTCCGAAGCCCCTGGCACTATATCTTTTCACATCAAGCAAAGCGACAGAGAAAAGAATACTAAACTCCTGCTCCTTCGGCGGCGGCTGTATCAATGATACGATTATTCATATGGCGAATCCTCGCATGGGCTTCGGCGGCGTAGGATACTCCGGAATGGGAAGCTACCATGGAAAGCTCAGCTTTGATACCTTCAGCCATTACAGAAGCATGGTAAAAAAGTCCCTGTGGATCGATGTTCCCGTTCGTTACCATCCTTACACAGATGGTAAGTTTGGGATTCTGCGAAAGCTGCTTCGGTAA
- a CDS encoding M23 family metallopeptidase has translation MAAEDWRRFIGGIVMRRSKSSSILGKVILFIIVAAFSSGVYIYQTEPDFLLDRFYAVVYPGRQEVEPEIFLNEKPAYFEIIGKEWQTKKNNGEWYTAPANDERIDSAVPTGMQSKPSSIISSTSDKLIVNVDKQPDQVDLKILKTDSGQVVLEGKAELAKLPLPKQNGNFTYELTMRWSPGQNPYQGKYVLAIPVTVKVPAQFIFSTERLEQGQLLEITAYYAGDPEDVIFEQSIYDKFRWFSEDGSLRGYLPTNYNVKPGTYPIKYGVKSQGTEETQLIEILEHKYHIQYLTVNTKTEAETRNDEAYAEYNKYYIPVRNQSEPSRYYTDSFLIPTKGRLTTEFGETRYVNDQPTSYRHLGLDIAAPAGTEVMASNRGKVVLARSFLLTGNTVMIDHGEGLFSVYHHLLNISVKTGDIAERGQKIGEVGSTGFSTGAHLHFMISYYNANLEPGFFLVGQPITYENYKEYLQ, from the coding sequence ATGGCGGCAGAAGATTGGCGCCGCTTCATCGGGGGAATTGTTATGAGAAGATCAAAGTCATCATCCATCTTGGGAAAGGTAATTTTATTCATTATCGTAGCAGCCTTTTCCTCAGGGGTTTACATTTATCAAACAGAACCGGATTTTTTGCTGGATCGTTTTTATGCAGTGGTCTATCCAGGGCGGCAGGAAGTGGAGCCAGAGATTTTCCTGAACGAAAAACCGGCCTACTTTGAAATTATCGGCAAAGAGTGGCAAACGAAAAAAAATAACGGTGAATGGTACACTGCGCCGGCCAATGATGAGAGGATTGACAGCGCCGTTCCAACAGGAATGCAAAGCAAGCCGTCTTCTATCATATCGTCAACAAGCGATAAACTGATTGTGAACGTGGATAAGCAGCCGGATCAAGTAGATTTGAAAATCCTGAAGACTGATTCGGGTCAGGTGGTTCTGGAAGGAAAGGCTGAACTGGCAAAACTTCCTCTGCCAAAACAAAATGGAAATTTCACCTATGAACTGACCATGCGTTGGAGCCCGGGACAGAATCCTTATCAGGGGAAGTATGTTCTTGCAATTCCGGTGACGGTAAAGGTGCCTGCTCAGTTTATCTTTTCTACAGAGCGGCTGGAACAGGGACAGCTGCTGGAGATTACAGCCTATTATGCAGGAGACCCGGAAGACGTCATTTTTGAACAGTCTATCTACGATAAATTCAGATGGTTCTCAGAAGACGGTTCTCTCAGGGGATATCTGCCCACCAACTATAATGTAAAACCGGGGACCTACCCCATCAAATACGGTGTTAAAAGCCAGGGGACAGAGGAGACACAGCTGATTGAAATCCTTGAACACAAATATCACATCCAGTATCTTACTGTGAATACCAAGACTGAGGCAGAAACCAGAAATGATGAGGCATATGCAGAATATAACAAGTATTACATTCCCGTCAGGAATCAGTCGGAACCGTCCAGGTACTATACCGACAGCTTTCTCATTCCCACCAAGGGCAGGTTGACAACGGAGTTCGGAGAGACACGGTACGTCAACGATCAGCCCACTTCCTACCGCCATTTGGGGCTCGATATCGCAGCGCCAGCAGGAACAGAGGTTATGGCATCCAATCGTGGCAAAGTGGTTCTTGCCAGGTCCTTCCTGCTCACGGGAAACACAGTCATGATTGATCACGGAGAGGGTCTGTTCAGCGTTTATCACCATCTGCTGAACATTTCCGTGAAAACCGGTGACATTGCAGAGCGGGGGCAGAAAATCGGGGAGGTCGGCTCTACGGGTTTTTCTACCGGCGCGCATCTGCACTTTATGATATCGTATTACAATGCCAATCTGGAACCAGGATTTTTCCTTGTGGGTCAGCCCATTACCTATGAGAATTACAAAGAATATCTTCAATAA
- a CDS encoding HAD family phosphatase: MVKAVLFDMDGVIIDSEPIHYRLSKLYYSELGLDITDEEYYTFVGVGDVEIFTRLKTKYGLKEELGDLVETYQQRYLDHLRSQKEQKPIRGVDGLIRELHRKNYLIALGSSATRQNIEAVLEAFQLLEYFSAVASACEVEQSKPAPDIYLLAAEKLAVNPSECVVIEDSCNGIKAAKLAGMKCIAYHNPNSGDQDLSQADCVITTFEDLDFEGLVRSLG, from the coding sequence ATGGTAAAAGCAGTGCTGTTTGATATGGATGGTGTCATCATTGACAGTGAACCCATTCATTACCGATTGTCAAAGCTGTATTACAGTGAACTGGGCCTGGACATTACCGATGAGGAATACTATACCTTTGTCGGAGTAGGTGATGTGGAAATCTTCACGAGGCTGAAAACAAAATACGGATTGAAAGAAGAGCTCGGTGATTTGGTCGAGACGTACCAGCAAAGATATCTTGACCATTTAAGATCTCAGAAGGAGCAAAAGCCAATCCGTGGAGTAGACGGACTGATCAGGGAGCTTCACCGAAAGAATTATCTCATTGCTCTTGGTTCATCCGCAACCAGACAAAATATCGAAGCTGTACTGGAGGCTTTCCAACTGCTAGAGTATTTTAGCGCTGTAGCAAGTGCTTGTGAGGTGGAACAGTCGAAGCCAGCTCCTGATATCTATCTTTTGGCAGCGGAAAAACTGGCAGTTAACCCGTCAGAGTGCGTTGTAATCGAGGATTCCTGCAATGGCATCAAGGCAGCAAAACTTGCCGGAATGAAGTGCATTGCGTACCACAATCCAAACTCCGGTGATCAGGATCTTTCTCAGGCCGATTGCGTAATCACCACCTTTGAAGACCTGGATTTTGAAGGGCTTGTGCGCTCGTTGGGGTAA
- a CDS encoding PRD domain-containing protein, which produces MNHFEERLKKILELLLQSDGYLTLDFLSQHVGISKRSVQNYMHKLEDWLSDIGLMNIVFHKKQGQGLRLLISDDDRRKLEDLLNGEKFSLFDEGVVRRLEMLKALIFSNDELTIQFFADQFYISRTAILKDLEWVSQWLSNFDLQLFKTQRRGIGIIGNEVSRRNAIAGFFDIYKTREQLLMTDFDSTSRISDEKLLRVKDVYPKIDNKPVFAIIEDAEKKFDFFLTNEFFVALVTHLIICIARLSSGKNVDECFLPPEGEYGRLERSTADYIASRIEKEFSLSFPESERIYICMHLMSYNTFNHHALRANPDEILKDIPKKIELLAICLIDYVDAQLGSSFASDKLLFFGILFHLKNSLERLEESIPINTIQRNEFSKKNLEIFNAVSKSSNLYEGICGVKPSEEELIILTMHFTLSQKRTIKKKKALLVCDSGISAGIMLCKYLSELSLDLEIVDVCSTYQYTYKAENEYDFIISTTPLRETRKPTADLSTVTKTNYGKFLEDYLFSLG; this is translated from the coding sequence ATGAATCATTTTGAAGAAAGATTGAAAAAGATACTGGAATTATTATTGCAAAGTGACGGTTATCTGACACTGGATTTTTTATCGCAGCATGTGGGAATCTCCAAGCGTTCCGTACAGAATTACATGCATAAGCTGGAAGACTGGCTTTCTGATATCGGGTTAATGAATATCGTATTCCATAAGAAGCAAGGGCAGGGACTCAGGCTGCTTATCTCAGATGATGACAGGAGAAAGCTGGAAGATCTGTTAAACGGCGAAAAGTTTAGTCTCTTTGATGAAGGCGTAGTAAGAAGGCTTGAAATGCTCAAGGCTTTGATCTTTTCCAATGACGAGCTGACGATCCAGTTTTTTGCGGATCAGTTTTATATCAGCCGAACTGCCATTCTCAAGGATTTAGAATGGGTCAGTCAATGGCTTTCCAATTTTGACCTGCAGCTTTTTAAGACCCAGCGGCGCGGAATTGGTATTATCGGAAATGAAGTATCCAGAAGAAATGCCATTGCTGGATTTTTTGACATTTATAAAACCAGAGAGCAGCTGTTGATGACGGATTTCGATTCCACAAGCAGAATTTCCGACGAAAAGCTTCTCAGAGTGAAAGATGTGTACCCAAAAATAGATAATAAACCTGTGTTCGCAATCATTGAAGATGCGGAAAAGAAATTCGATTTCTTTCTCACCAATGAGTTCTTTGTAGCATTGGTGACCCATCTGATTATCTGTATTGCAAGATTAAGCTCCGGTAAGAATGTGGACGAATGCTTTCTGCCTCCCGAAGGGGAATACGGCAGACTAGAACGGAGCACTGCTGATTATATTGCTTCCAGGATTGAGAAAGAATTCAGCCTCTCATTTCCTGAGTCAGAGCGCATCTACATCTGTATGCATCTAATGAGCTACAATACGTTCAATCATCATGCGCTGAGAGCAAATCCAGATGAAATCCTGAAGGACATTCCGAAAAAGATAGAACTGCTGGCTATATGCCTCATCGATTATGTGGATGCGCAGCTCGGCTCATCCTTTGCATCTGATAAGCTGCTGTTCTTCGGTATCCTCTTTCATTTAAAGAATTCATTGGAACGGCTGGAAGAATCCATTCCTATCAATACCATACAAAGAAATGAGTTTTCCAAGAAGAATCTGGAGATTTTCAATGCTGTTTCAAAGTCCAGCAATTTATATGAGGGAATTTGCGGTGTGAAACCCAGTGAAGAGGAACTGATCATTCTGACCATGCACTTTACCCTTTCACAAAAGAGAACCATTAAGAAGAAAAAAGCGCTGCTGGTGTGCGATAGCGGAATCTCCGCAGGGATTATGCTTTGTAAGTATTTATCAGAGTTATCGCTGGATTTAGAAATTGTAGACGTATGTTCCACCTATCAATACACATACAAGGCCGAAAATGAATATGATTTTATCATATCGACCACCCCTCTCCGAGAAACCCGAAAACCAACAGCGGATCTCTCGACTGTTACGAAAACGAATTATGGTAAATTCCTGGAGGATTATCTCTTTTCCCTGGGGTAA
- a CDS encoding RDD family protein, with translation MNMSFLGMNLGEEAPRGYRWRRLAAFAVDVVIVLCILMVTYRMTGKPDFPAVKAALDAIQAGPAAPGNQELANRMLKLFNTAYVQTLLIWFLYEVTSQLIFSGATLGKLVMKLRVVSWNPQRKRLLHHLMMIVRSGVKFLSIYLFQGFPFLIASLSIFTNRESRSGFDMMARTSVNLRR, from the coding sequence ATGAACATGAGTTTTCTTGGTATGAATCTAGGAGAAGAAGCCCCACGGGGATATCGCTGGAGGCGTTTGGCGGCATTTGCAGTTGATGTCGTCATTGTGCTTTGTATTCTGATGGTTACCTATCGCATGACGGGTAAGCCGGATTTTCCGGCGGTCAAAGCAGCGCTGGATGCCATACAGGCAGGACCTGCAGCTCCGGGAAATCAGGAACTGGCGAACCGAATGCTGAAGTTATTCAACACAGCATATGTGCAGACGCTGCTGATCTGGTTTCTCTACGAAGTCACATCCCAGCTGATTTTTTCAGGAGCGACCCTAGGGAAGCTGGTGATGAAGCTGCGGGTTGTTTCGTGGAATCCTCAGCGTAAACGGCTTTTGCATCATCTGATGATGATTGTGAGAAGTGGAGTGAAATTTCTGTCTATCTATCTATTTCAAGGATTTCCCTTTCTTATCGCATCTTTGTCGATCTTTACCAATCGAGAATCAAGATCGGGATTTGATATGATGGCAAGGACAAGTGTTAATTTAAGGAGGTAA
- a CDS encoding PTS sugar transporter subunit IIC: MTSKQNFMEEKFLPIASKMGAQRHLIALRDGIVMVMPLLILGAFSMIVAEFPVEAYLNFMTNTFGENWNAFEGIIMNATYGIVALVACYGVSSSLVNSYKIDGTPAGIIALAAFFTTNIIGAYQDGDATVSAWAASTFDAHLLFTALIIALISGEIYRLLVQKNFTIKLPKSVPLSVSRQFVALLPGAVIILLFVIIRGLFSVTPWGSFPEFITTVISTPLRGFGTSYAGTLVAVFTEHFLWSLGIHGSAVIIFPLFEPMWIVNLQENLSNGAQNIVTQPFYENGIWMGGSGATLPVVVYMLVFAKSKLLKQIGRIGIGPGLFNINEPITFGLPIVLNPFLMIPFIAAPIVVLTIQYVGTAVGIFPYCNLMVPWTTPFFISGFLMTKSLMGVVAQMISFTAAFLVWLPFISIWDKKNYEMERLADNQ; encoded by the coding sequence ATGACTAGTAAGCAAAACTTTATGGAAGAAAAGTTTTTGCCCATCGCTTCCAAAATGGGAGCACAGAGGCATCTCATCGCTCTGCGTGACGGTATCGTCATGGTTATGCCGCTTCTGATTCTCGGTGCATTTTCTATGATCGTCGCCGAATTTCCTGTGGAAGCCTATCTCAATTTCATGACCAATACCTTTGGCGAAAATTGGAATGCATTTGAAGGAATTATCATGAATGCTACCTATGGAATCGTCGCGTTGGTTGCGTGCTATGGTGTGTCAAGCTCTCTTGTAAACAGCTACAAAATTGATGGGACTCCTGCAGGAATTATAGCACTTGCTGCATTTTTCACAACCAATATCATTGGCGCCTATCAGGATGGAGACGCAACTGTTTCCGCATGGGCGGCTTCAACCTTTGATGCCCACTTACTCTTTACCGCGCTGATCATCGCGCTGATCTCCGGCGAAATCTACCGATTGCTGGTTCAGAAAAATTTCACAATCAAGCTGCCGAAATCAGTGCCTCTAAGCGTGTCGAGGCAGTTCGTTGCGCTGCTTCCCGGTGCTGTCATTATTCTGTTGTTTGTCATTATCCGCGGATTGTTTTCCGTTACACCATGGGGCAGCTTTCCGGAATTTATCACGACCGTAATCTCAACCCCGTTAAGAGGCTTTGGCACCTCTTATGCCGGTACCTTGGTAGCAGTATTTACGGAGCATTTCCTGTGGTCCCTTGGTATTCATGGTTCCGCAGTCATTATTTTCCCGCTGTTTGAGCCTATGTGGATCGTAAATCTTCAGGAAAATCTCAGCAATGGAGCCCAAAATATTGTGACCCAGCCATTCTATGAGAACGGTATTTGGATGGGCGGATCTGGTGCTACCCTTCCCGTTGTAGTCTATATGCTGGTCTTCGCAAAATCTAAATTATTAAAACAAATCGGAAGAATTGGAATCGGCCCTGGTCTGTTCAATATCAATGAGCCGATTACCTTTGGATTGCCCATCGTATTAAACCCATTCCTGATGATTCCATTTATTGCAGCGCCTATCGTTGTACTGACCATTCAGTATGTGGGTACTGCTGTGGGAATCTTTCCTTACTGCAATCTTATGGTTCCGTGGACAACGCCATTTTTCATCAGCGGATTTTTAATGACTAAAAGTCTGATGGGTGTTGTGGCACAGATGATTTCTTTTACCGCTGCATTTTTGGTATGGCTCCCCTTTATCAGTATTTGGGATAAGAAGAACTATGAAATGGAGCGGCTTGCCGATAATCAATAA